In Brassica rapa cultivar Chiifu-401-42 chromosome A06, CAAS_Brap_v3.01, whole genome shotgun sequence, a single window of DNA contains:
- the LOC103872422 gene encoding putative cyclin-B3-1 isoform X3 → MTPLGTEYGPGVSKCIPIHRRLIQLVKCKFISCGSICSLFNLSNTLACLCRGAAHKTRVPLRRKSVTISSGATSNTNNMKKGTSRVTGQNKSSNENSEKYTKVTRKALADLSNLGGNTLRPALSGSSTMKWKGVKCENPQRKLPSLKRTSLTDKNTKKDNVSSLDSKQLGQGPASKVSNKVLPQISSARSFTSKTRTSIGSIPSDRTNQSKNNVRIARKSIKTSVKTSLQNRSPLKKPPVGRSKSQSILSVPSPVEAASELSIPEQVETEGLKEDTHGESSSDVKTDSATKVLDVTARPKSKRRKSFTSLLVTGSKKNDETAQQEKLPNIDDESNQLEVAEYVDDIYQFYWTAEALNPALGYYLSTQTKVSPVTRGILINWLIEVHSKFDLMHETLYLTMNLLDRYLSQVPVQKNEMQLIGLTALLLASKYEDYWHPRIKDLISISAETYTREQILGMERIMLKQLKFRLNEATPYVFMLRFLKAAQSNKKLQQLSFYLIELCLVEYEALKFKPSLLCASAIYVARCTLHMTPVWTALLNSHTHYNVSQMKDCSDMILKFHKAAKTGKLRVTYDKYMKSELSNVAVLKPLDKLPL, encoded by the exons ATGACACCCTTGGGAACCGAG TATGGACCAGGAGTTTCAAAGTGTATTCCGATACACAGAAGACTGATCCAGCTTGTAAAGTGTAAGTTCATCTCTTGTGGTAGTATTTGTTCATTGTTCAATCTGAGTAATACTCTTGCCTGTTTATGCAGAGGTGCTGCACACAAGACTCGTGTCCCTTTGAG GAGAAAATCTGTGACAATTAGCAGTGGAGCAACTTCTAACACAAACAATATGAAG AAGGGAACTTCAAGAGTCACGGGCCAGAACAAAAGCAGTAATGAAAATTCTG AGAAATATACTAAGGTCACAAGAAAGGCATTGGCTGATTTGAGTAATCTTGGTGGGAACACTTTAAGGCCAGCGCTTTCTGGCAGCAGTACCAT GAAATGGAAGGGTGTAAAATGTGAAAATCCGCAAAG AAAATTACCATCTCTAAAAAGAACAAGCCTCACAGACAAGAACACAAAGAAG GACAATGTCTCAAGCTTAGATTCAAAACAACTGGGTCAGGGTCCAG CTAGTAAAGTCAGCAACAAAGTCCTCCCGCAGATAAGCAGTGCCAGAAGCTTTACCTCGAAAACTCGGACAAGTATCGGCTCTATACCCTC GGACCGCACCAACCAGAGTAAGAATAACGTTCGTATCGCAAGGAAATCTATCAAG ACATCTGTGAAGACCTCGCTGCAAAACCGTAGTCCTCTTAAGAAGCCCCCGGTCGGTAGAAGTAAATCACAATCTATTCTTTCAGTCCCTTCTCCTGTAGAAGCTGCATCGGAACTGTCAATTCCGGAACAGGTTGAAACAGAAGGTCTCAAAGAAGATACTCACGGAGAGAGTTCATCTGATGTAAAAACAGACTCAGCTACGAAAGTGTTGGATGTTACAGCGAGACCAAAATCAAAACGTAGAAAGTCTTTCACATCTCTACTAGTGACTGGATCGAAG AAAAATGATGAGACTGCACAGCAAGAAAAACTTCCAAACATTGATGATGAATCCAATCAGCTAGAAGTTGCAGAATACGTGGACGACATATATCAGTTCTATTGGACTGCTGAG GCTTTAAATCCAGCTTTGGGATACTACTTGTCAACTCAGACAAAAGTTAGTCCTGTTACGCGTGGAATTTTGATAAATTGGCTTATCGAA GTTCATTCCAAATTTGATCTGATGCATGAGACTCTCTACCTCACAATGAATTTATTGGATCGCTACCTCTCCCAAGTTCCAGTACAAAAAAATGAGATGCAATTGATTGGTCTTACTGCGCTATTACTAGCATCTAAATACGAGGACTATTGGCATCCTAGG ATCAAAGACTTGATTAGCATCTCCGCAGAAACTTACACAAGAGAACAAATCCTGGGAATG gAGAGGATTATGCTCAAACAGTTAAAGTTCCGTTTGAATGAAGCGACCCCTTACGTTTTCATGTTGAGGTTCCTAAAAGCTGCTCAATCAAACAAGAAG cttcaacaacTCTCCTTCTACCTAATAGAGCTGTGCTTGGTTGAGTATGAAGCCTTGAAGTTCAAGCCTTCGTTGCTCTGCGCATCAGCCATCTATGTAGCCCGCTGCACTTTACATATGACACCAGTATGGACCGCGCTTCTAAACAGCCATACCCACTACAATGTCTCCCAAATGAA GGATTGTTCTGACATGATCCTAAAGTTCCATAAAGCTGCGAAGACAGGAAAACTGAGGGTCACTTATGACAAGTACATGAAATCAGAACTAAGTAACGTCGCAGTCTTGAAACCCTTGGACAAGCTTCCTCTCTAA
- the LOC103872423 gene encoding uncharacterized protein LOC103872423, translating into MSFLLSNLSPSILLQTGKSPNLRPIFTPSQSTSSSTGYVFDEDSLSTLSLSSVQSPPLQDAQVKTKPTPQDKHNHDRDEFYINLGLAVRTLREDLPLIFAKDLNYDIYRDDVTFVDPMNTFSGIENYKLIFWALRFHGKILFRDISLEIFRVWQPSENMILIRWTLKGVPRVPWEAKGEFQGTSRYKLDRNGKIYEHKVDNLAFNFPHQLKPAASVLDLVTASPASSPHPTFFSGPVDSCSSSWIEFYQAVKRTVDKTEYMLVTDRLITCS; encoded by the exons ATGTCTTTTCTTCTCTCTAATCTATCTCCTTCGATACTTCTCCAAACCGGAAAATCCCCAAACCTTAGACCCATCTTCACTCCATCTCAATCGACATCGTCTTCAACAGGCTACGTGTTTGATGAAGATAGTCTCTCTACACTCTCCCTTTCTTCCGTCCAGTCTCCTCCTCTTCAAGATGCCCAGGTTAAGACAAAACCCACTCCGCAAGACAAGCATAACCACGACAGAGATgagttctacatcaatctcggtCTCGCTGTCCGTACGCTTCGTGAAGACTTGCCTTTGATCTTCGCTAAAGATCTAAACTACGACATCTACAG GGATGATGTAACGTTTGTGGATCCAATGAACACATTCAGTGGGATTGAGAACTACAAGTTGATCTTCTGGGCACTCAGGTTTCACGGGAAGATATTGTTCAGAGACATCTCACTTGAGATTTTCAGGGTATGGCAACCATCAGAGAACATGATTCTCATCAGGTGGACTCTCAAGGGTGTGCCTAGAGTTCCATGGGAAGCTAAAGGAGAGTTTCAAGGCACTTCTCGGTATAAACTCGACCGTAATGGCAAAATCTATGAGCATAAAGTCGATAACTTGGCTTTCAATTTCCCTCATCAGCTCAAACCTGCAGCTTCGGTTTTGGATTTGGTCACTGCTTCCCCTGCAAGTAGTCCCCATCCAACCTTCTTTTCCGGTCCTGTCGACTCGTGTTCATCTTCATGGATCGAGTTCTACCAAGCGGTGAAGCGGACAGTGGACAAGACAGAGTATATGCTTGTGACAGACAGACTAATCACATGCTCCTAG
- the LOC103872422 gene encoding putative cyclin-B3-1 isoform X2, which translates to MTPLGTEYGPGVSKCIPIHRRLIQLVKCKFISCGSICSLFNLSNTLACLCRGAAHKTRVPLRRKSVTISSGATSNTNNMKGTSRVTGQNKSSNENSEKYTKVTRKALADLSNLGGNTLRPALSGSSTMKWKGVKCENPQRKLPSLKRTSLTDKNTKKDNVSSLDSKQLGQGPASKVSNKVLPQISSARSFTSKTRTSIGSIPSDRTNQSKNNVRIARKSIKIQTSVKTSLQNRSPLKKPPVGRSKSQSILSVPSPVEAASELSIPEQVETEGLKEDTHGESSSDVKTDSATKVLDVTARPKSKRRKSFTSLLVTGSKKNDETAQQEKLPNIDDESNQLEVAEYVDDIYQFYWTAEALNPALGYYLSTQTKVSPVTRGILINWLIEVHSKFDLMHETLYLTMNLLDRYLSQVPVQKNEMQLIGLTALLLASKYEDYWHPRIKDLISISAETYTREQILGMERIMLKQLKFRLNEATPYVFMLRFLKAAQSNKKLQQLSFYLIELCLVEYEALKFKPSLLCASAIYVARCTLHMTPVWTALLNSHTHYNVSQMKDCSDMILKFHKAAKTGKLRVTYDKYMKSELSNVAVLKPLDKLPL; encoded by the exons ATGACACCCTTGGGAACCGAG TATGGACCAGGAGTTTCAAAGTGTATTCCGATACACAGAAGACTGATCCAGCTTGTAAAGTGTAAGTTCATCTCTTGTGGTAGTATTTGTTCATTGTTCAATCTGAGTAATACTCTTGCCTGTTTATGCAGAGGTGCTGCACACAAGACTCGTGTCCCTTTGAG GAGAAAATCTGTGACAATTAGCAGTGGAGCAACTTCTAACACAAACAATATGAAG GGAACTTCAAGAGTCACGGGCCAGAACAAAAGCAGTAATGAAAATTCTG AGAAATATACTAAGGTCACAAGAAAGGCATTGGCTGATTTGAGTAATCTTGGTGGGAACACTTTAAGGCCAGCGCTTTCTGGCAGCAGTACCAT GAAATGGAAGGGTGTAAAATGTGAAAATCCGCAAAG AAAATTACCATCTCTAAAAAGAACAAGCCTCACAGACAAGAACACAAAGAAG GACAATGTCTCAAGCTTAGATTCAAAACAACTGGGTCAGGGTCCAG CTAGTAAAGTCAGCAACAAAGTCCTCCCGCAGATAAGCAGTGCCAGAAGCTTTACCTCGAAAACTCGGACAAGTATCGGCTCTATACCCTC GGACCGCACCAACCAGAGTAAGAATAACGTTCGTATCGCAAGGAAATCTATCAAG ATCCAGACATCTGTGAAGACCTCGCTGCAAAACCGTAGTCCTCTTAAGAAGCCCCCGGTCGGTAGAAGTAAATCACAATCTATTCTTTCAGTCCCTTCTCCTGTAGAAGCTGCATCGGAACTGTCAATTCCGGAACAGGTTGAAACAGAAGGTCTCAAAGAAGATACTCACGGAGAGAGTTCATCTGATGTAAAAACAGACTCAGCTACGAAAGTGTTGGATGTTACAGCGAGACCAAAATCAAAACGTAGAAAGTCTTTCACATCTCTACTAGTGACTGGATCGAAG AAAAATGATGAGACTGCACAGCAAGAAAAACTTCCAAACATTGATGATGAATCCAATCAGCTAGAAGTTGCAGAATACGTGGACGACATATATCAGTTCTATTGGACTGCTGAG GCTTTAAATCCAGCTTTGGGATACTACTTGTCAACTCAGACAAAAGTTAGTCCTGTTACGCGTGGAATTTTGATAAATTGGCTTATCGAA GTTCATTCCAAATTTGATCTGATGCATGAGACTCTCTACCTCACAATGAATTTATTGGATCGCTACCTCTCCCAAGTTCCAGTACAAAAAAATGAGATGCAATTGATTGGTCTTACTGCGCTATTACTAGCATCTAAATACGAGGACTATTGGCATCCTAGG ATCAAAGACTTGATTAGCATCTCCGCAGAAACTTACACAAGAGAACAAATCCTGGGAATG gAGAGGATTATGCTCAAACAGTTAAAGTTCCGTTTGAATGAAGCGACCCCTTACGTTTTCATGTTGAGGTTCCTAAAAGCTGCTCAATCAAACAAGAAG cttcaacaacTCTCCTTCTACCTAATAGAGCTGTGCTTGGTTGAGTATGAAGCCTTGAAGTTCAAGCCTTCGTTGCTCTGCGCATCAGCCATCTATGTAGCCCGCTGCACTTTACATATGACACCAGTATGGACCGCGCTTCTAAACAGCCATACCCACTACAATGTCTCCCAAATGAA GGATTGTTCTGACATGATCCTAAAGTTCCATAAAGCTGCGAAGACAGGAAAACTGAGGGTCACTTATGACAAGTACATGAAATCAGAACTAAGTAACGTCGCAGTCTTGAAACCCTTGGACAAGCTTCCTCTCTAA
- the LOC103872422 gene encoding putative cyclin-B3-1 isoform X5, translating to MAFAKAPRLGKDDTLGNRVWTRSFKVYSDTQKTDPACKVGAAHKTRVPLRRKSVTISSGATSNTNNMKGTSRVTGQNKSSNENSEKYTKVTRKALADLSNLGGNTLRPALSGSSTMKWKGVKCENPQRKLPSLKRTSLTDKNTKKDNVSSLDSKQLGQGPASKVSNKVLPQISSARSFTSKTRTSIGSIPSDRTNQSKNNVRIARKSIKIQTSVKTSLQNRSPLKKPPVGRSKSQSILSVPSPVEAASELSIPEQVETEGLKEDTHGESSSDVKTDSATKVLDVTARPKSKRRKSFTSLLVTGSKKNDETAQQEKLPNIDDESNQLEVAEYVDDIYQFYWTAEALNPALGYYLSTQTKVSPVTRGILINWLIEVHSKFDLMHETLYLTMNLLDRYLSQVPVQKNEMQLIGLTALLLASKYEDYWHPRIKDLISISAETYTREQILGMERIMLKQLKFRLNEATPYVFMLRFLKAAQSNKKLQQLSFYLIELCLVEYEALKFKPSLLCASAIYVARCTLHMTPVWTALLNSHTHYNVSQMKDCSDMILKFHKAAKTGKLRVTYDKYMKSELSNVAVLKPLDKLPL from the exons ATGGCGTTCGCGAAG GCACCACGACTAGGTAAAGATGACACCCTTGGGAACCGAG TATGGACCAGGAGTTTCAAAGTGTATTCCGATACACAGAAGACTGATCCAGCTTGTAAAGT AGGTGCTGCACACAAGACTCGTGTCCCTTTGAG GAGAAAATCTGTGACAATTAGCAGTGGAGCAACTTCTAACACAAACAATATGAAG GGAACTTCAAGAGTCACGGGCCAGAACAAAAGCAGTAATGAAAATTCTG AGAAATATACTAAGGTCACAAGAAAGGCATTGGCTGATTTGAGTAATCTTGGTGGGAACACTTTAAGGCCAGCGCTTTCTGGCAGCAGTACCAT GAAATGGAAGGGTGTAAAATGTGAAAATCCGCAAAG AAAATTACCATCTCTAAAAAGAACAAGCCTCACAGACAAGAACACAAAGAAG GACAATGTCTCAAGCTTAGATTCAAAACAACTGGGTCAGGGTCCAG CTAGTAAAGTCAGCAACAAAGTCCTCCCGCAGATAAGCAGTGCCAGAAGCTTTACCTCGAAAACTCGGACAAGTATCGGCTCTATACCCTC GGACCGCACCAACCAGAGTAAGAATAACGTTCGTATCGCAAGGAAATCTATCAAG ATCCAGACATCTGTGAAGACCTCGCTGCAAAACCGTAGTCCTCTTAAGAAGCCCCCGGTCGGTAGAAGTAAATCACAATCTATTCTTTCAGTCCCTTCTCCTGTAGAAGCTGCATCGGAACTGTCAATTCCGGAACAGGTTGAAACAGAAGGTCTCAAAGAAGATACTCACGGAGAGAGTTCATCTGATGTAAAAACAGACTCAGCTACGAAAGTGTTGGATGTTACAGCGAGACCAAAATCAAAACGTAGAAAGTCTTTCACATCTCTACTAGTGACTGGATCGAAG AAAAATGATGAGACTGCACAGCAAGAAAAACTTCCAAACATTGATGATGAATCCAATCAGCTAGAAGTTGCAGAATACGTGGACGACATATATCAGTTCTATTGGACTGCTGAG GCTTTAAATCCAGCTTTGGGATACTACTTGTCAACTCAGACAAAAGTTAGTCCTGTTACGCGTGGAATTTTGATAAATTGGCTTATCGAA GTTCATTCCAAATTTGATCTGATGCATGAGACTCTCTACCTCACAATGAATTTATTGGATCGCTACCTCTCCCAAGTTCCAGTACAAAAAAATGAGATGCAATTGATTGGTCTTACTGCGCTATTACTAGCATCTAAATACGAGGACTATTGGCATCCTAGG ATCAAAGACTTGATTAGCATCTCCGCAGAAACTTACACAAGAGAACAAATCCTGGGAATG gAGAGGATTATGCTCAAACAGTTAAAGTTCCGTTTGAATGAAGCGACCCCTTACGTTTTCATGTTGAGGTTCCTAAAAGCTGCTCAATCAAACAAGAAG cttcaacaacTCTCCTTCTACCTAATAGAGCTGTGCTTGGTTGAGTATGAAGCCTTGAAGTTCAAGCCTTCGTTGCTCTGCGCATCAGCCATCTATGTAGCCCGCTGCACTTTACATATGACACCAGTATGGACCGCGCTTCTAAACAGCCATACCCACTACAATGTCTCCCAAATGAA GGATTGTTCTGACATGATCCTAAAGTTCCATAAAGCTGCGAAGACAGGAAAACTGAGGGTCACTTATGACAAGTACATGAAATCAGAACTAAGTAACGTCGCAGTCTTGAAACCCTTGGACAAGCTTCCTCTCTAA
- the LOC103872422 gene encoding putative cyclin-B3-1 isoform X4: MAFAKAPRLGKDDTLGNRVWTRSFKVYSDTQKTDPACKVGAAHKTRVPLRRKSVTISSGATSNTNNMKKGTSRVTGQNKSSNENSEKYTKVTRKALADLSNLGGNTLRPALSGSSTMKWKGVKCENPQRKLPSLKRTSLTDKNTKKDNVSSLDSKQLGQGPASKVSNKVLPQISSARSFTSKTRTSIGSIPSDRTNQSKNNVRIARKSIKIQTSVKTSLQNRSPLKKPPVGRSKSQSILSVPSPVEAASELSIPEQVETEGLKEDTHGESSSDVKTDSATKVLDVTARPKSKRRKSFTSLLVTGSKKNDETAQQEKLPNIDDESNQLEVAEYVDDIYQFYWTAEALNPALGYYLSTQTKVSPVTRGILINWLIEVHSKFDLMHETLYLTMNLLDRYLSQVPVQKNEMQLIGLTALLLASKYEDYWHPRIKDLISISAETYTREQILGMERIMLKQLKFRLNEATPYVFMLRFLKAAQSNKKLQQLSFYLIELCLVEYEALKFKPSLLCASAIYVARCTLHMTPVWTALLNSHTHYNVSQMKDCSDMILKFHKAAKTGKLRVTYDKYMKSELSNVAVLKPLDKLPL; the protein is encoded by the exons ATGGCGTTCGCGAAG GCACCACGACTAGGTAAAGATGACACCCTTGGGAACCGAG TATGGACCAGGAGTTTCAAAGTGTATTCCGATACACAGAAGACTGATCCAGCTTGTAAAGT AGGTGCTGCACACAAGACTCGTGTCCCTTTGAG GAGAAAATCTGTGACAATTAGCAGTGGAGCAACTTCTAACACAAACAATATGAAG AAGGGAACTTCAAGAGTCACGGGCCAGAACAAAAGCAGTAATGAAAATTCTG AGAAATATACTAAGGTCACAAGAAAGGCATTGGCTGATTTGAGTAATCTTGGTGGGAACACTTTAAGGCCAGCGCTTTCTGGCAGCAGTACCAT GAAATGGAAGGGTGTAAAATGTGAAAATCCGCAAAG AAAATTACCATCTCTAAAAAGAACAAGCCTCACAGACAAGAACACAAAGAAG GACAATGTCTCAAGCTTAGATTCAAAACAACTGGGTCAGGGTCCAG CTAGTAAAGTCAGCAACAAAGTCCTCCCGCAGATAAGCAGTGCCAGAAGCTTTACCTCGAAAACTCGGACAAGTATCGGCTCTATACCCTC GGACCGCACCAACCAGAGTAAGAATAACGTTCGTATCGCAAGGAAATCTATCAAG ATCCAGACATCTGTGAAGACCTCGCTGCAAAACCGTAGTCCTCTTAAGAAGCCCCCGGTCGGTAGAAGTAAATCACAATCTATTCTTTCAGTCCCTTCTCCTGTAGAAGCTGCATCGGAACTGTCAATTCCGGAACAGGTTGAAACAGAAGGTCTCAAAGAAGATACTCACGGAGAGAGTTCATCTGATGTAAAAACAGACTCAGCTACGAAAGTGTTGGATGTTACAGCGAGACCAAAATCAAAACGTAGAAAGTCTTTCACATCTCTACTAGTGACTGGATCGAAG AAAAATGATGAGACTGCACAGCAAGAAAAACTTCCAAACATTGATGATGAATCCAATCAGCTAGAAGTTGCAGAATACGTGGACGACATATATCAGTTCTATTGGACTGCTGAG GCTTTAAATCCAGCTTTGGGATACTACTTGTCAACTCAGACAAAAGTTAGTCCTGTTACGCGTGGAATTTTGATAAATTGGCTTATCGAA GTTCATTCCAAATTTGATCTGATGCATGAGACTCTCTACCTCACAATGAATTTATTGGATCGCTACCTCTCCCAAGTTCCAGTACAAAAAAATGAGATGCAATTGATTGGTCTTACTGCGCTATTACTAGCATCTAAATACGAGGACTATTGGCATCCTAGG ATCAAAGACTTGATTAGCATCTCCGCAGAAACTTACACAAGAGAACAAATCCTGGGAATG gAGAGGATTATGCTCAAACAGTTAAAGTTCCGTTTGAATGAAGCGACCCCTTACGTTTTCATGTTGAGGTTCCTAAAAGCTGCTCAATCAAACAAGAAG cttcaacaacTCTCCTTCTACCTAATAGAGCTGTGCTTGGTTGAGTATGAAGCCTTGAAGTTCAAGCCTTCGTTGCTCTGCGCATCAGCCATCTATGTAGCCCGCTGCACTTTACATATGACACCAGTATGGACCGCGCTTCTAAACAGCCATACCCACTACAATGTCTCCCAAATGAA GGATTGTTCTGACATGATCCTAAAGTTCCATAAAGCTGCGAAGACAGGAAAACTGAGGGTCACTTATGACAAGTACATGAAATCAGAACTAAGTAACGTCGCAGTCTTGAAACCCTTGGACAAGCTTCCTCTCTAA
- the LOC103872422 gene encoding putative cyclin-B3-1 isoform X1, which yields MTPLGTEYGPGVSKCIPIHRRLIQLVKCKFISCGSICSLFNLSNTLACLCRGAAHKTRVPLRRKSVTISSGATSNTNNMKKGTSRVTGQNKSSNENSEKYTKVTRKALADLSNLGGNTLRPALSGSSTMKWKGVKCENPQRKLPSLKRTSLTDKNTKKDNVSSLDSKQLGQGPASKVSNKVLPQISSARSFTSKTRTSIGSIPSDRTNQSKNNVRIARKSIKIQTSVKTSLQNRSPLKKPPVGRSKSQSILSVPSPVEAASELSIPEQVETEGLKEDTHGESSSDVKTDSATKVLDVTARPKSKRRKSFTSLLVTGSKKNDETAQQEKLPNIDDESNQLEVAEYVDDIYQFYWTAEALNPALGYYLSTQTKVSPVTRGILINWLIEVHSKFDLMHETLYLTMNLLDRYLSQVPVQKNEMQLIGLTALLLASKYEDYWHPRIKDLISISAETYTREQILGMERIMLKQLKFRLNEATPYVFMLRFLKAAQSNKKLQQLSFYLIELCLVEYEALKFKPSLLCASAIYVARCTLHMTPVWTALLNSHTHYNVSQMKDCSDMILKFHKAAKTGKLRVTYDKYMKSELSNVAVLKPLDKLPL from the exons ATGACACCCTTGGGAACCGAG TATGGACCAGGAGTTTCAAAGTGTATTCCGATACACAGAAGACTGATCCAGCTTGTAAAGTGTAAGTTCATCTCTTGTGGTAGTATTTGTTCATTGTTCAATCTGAGTAATACTCTTGCCTGTTTATGCAGAGGTGCTGCACACAAGACTCGTGTCCCTTTGAG GAGAAAATCTGTGACAATTAGCAGTGGAGCAACTTCTAACACAAACAATATGAAG AAGGGAACTTCAAGAGTCACGGGCCAGAACAAAAGCAGTAATGAAAATTCTG AGAAATATACTAAGGTCACAAGAAAGGCATTGGCTGATTTGAGTAATCTTGGTGGGAACACTTTAAGGCCAGCGCTTTCTGGCAGCAGTACCAT GAAATGGAAGGGTGTAAAATGTGAAAATCCGCAAAG AAAATTACCATCTCTAAAAAGAACAAGCCTCACAGACAAGAACACAAAGAAG GACAATGTCTCAAGCTTAGATTCAAAACAACTGGGTCAGGGTCCAG CTAGTAAAGTCAGCAACAAAGTCCTCCCGCAGATAAGCAGTGCCAGAAGCTTTACCTCGAAAACTCGGACAAGTATCGGCTCTATACCCTC GGACCGCACCAACCAGAGTAAGAATAACGTTCGTATCGCAAGGAAATCTATCAAG ATCCAGACATCTGTGAAGACCTCGCTGCAAAACCGTAGTCCTCTTAAGAAGCCCCCGGTCGGTAGAAGTAAATCACAATCTATTCTTTCAGTCCCTTCTCCTGTAGAAGCTGCATCGGAACTGTCAATTCCGGAACAGGTTGAAACAGAAGGTCTCAAAGAAGATACTCACGGAGAGAGTTCATCTGATGTAAAAACAGACTCAGCTACGAAAGTGTTGGATGTTACAGCGAGACCAAAATCAAAACGTAGAAAGTCTTTCACATCTCTACTAGTGACTGGATCGAAG AAAAATGATGAGACTGCACAGCAAGAAAAACTTCCAAACATTGATGATGAATCCAATCAGCTAGAAGTTGCAGAATACGTGGACGACATATATCAGTTCTATTGGACTGCTGAG GCTTTAAATCCAGCTTTGGGATACTACTTGTCAACTCAGACAAAAGTTAGTCCTGTTACGCGTGGAATTTTGATAAATTGGCTTATCGAA GTTCATTCCAAATTTGATCTGATGCATGAGACTCTCTACCTCACAATGAATTTATTGGATCGCTACCTCTCCCAAGTTCCAGTACAAAAAAATGAGATGCAATTGATTGGTCTTACTGCGCTATTACTAGCATCTAAATACGAGGACTATTGGCATCCTAGG ATCAAAGACTTGATTAGCATCTCCGCAGAAACTTACACAAGAGAACAAATCCTGGGAATG gAGAGGATTATGCTCAAACAGTTAAAGTTCCGTTTGAATGAAGCGACCCCTTACGTTTTCATGTTGAGGTTCCTAAAAGCTGCTCAATCAAACAAGAAG cttcaacaacTCTCCTTCTACCTAATAGAGCTGTGCTTGGTTGAGTATGAAGCCTTGAAGTTCAAGCCTTCGTTGCTCTGCGCATCAGCCATCTATGTAGCCCGCTGCACTTTACATATGACACCAGTATGGACCGCGCTTCTAAACAGCCATACCCACTACAATGTCTCCCAAATGAA GGATTGTTCTGACATGATCCTAAAGTTCCATAAAGCTGCGAAGACAGGAAAACTGAGGGTCACTTATGACAAGTACATGAAATCAGAACTAAGTAACGTCGCAGTCTTGAAACCCTTGGACAAGCTTCCTCTCTAA